A single genomic interval of Cellulosilyticum sp. I15G10I2 harbors:
- a CDS encoding YARHG domain-containing protein, protein MFCKKCGKQLGEDCSFCENCGTQVEKLNTEETVWHQKNHSKKDIKQVLIALSIVGILTLITIMVGNTLERKDKTTNALSHKVDESAMVDTIDDAKNEVEQADAYWMKLVASKDTYDHLYDTYIANDEQAGELRYLLEKLNKTIEARELEVAEETLASLESLKIKMKDESKKQTSILKNKLENMSTPGVYRGELDIIKGYQVAINKLLVEENYVKAMSKLREWDAFLNMIMRGSDYIIKVSQVDVSEYPKIKIYLSLQSQSTNQTLDNLELQYFYLSEKPEGDAGYIKKQINKAVQLNEVEGVNISMVADVSGSMQGEPLFFAKNIIKDFISSIQFNIGDKVSLISFADHVHSDIPFTSDDREVMRAVNSMQIGDRTALYDALYVAINQTAIQSGAKCIIAFTDGQDNASLCTPQIVAELAMRYNIPLFIIGVGAGMDTDNLQYIADHTGGFYRNINSINSMQDIYLAIYRQQKELYLLEYETTTAKDMIVQRNIYINYLNHDIGARSEYAYIPAILMEGIKSSAQLFVNDFIIYDSDKRYLTAADLKLLTEEQLRLARNEIYARRGRMFVDAKLQEYFDRRAWYKPTTQPNDFKESLFNDYERANAYFIRDYENLQGFN, encoded by the coding sequence ATGTTTTGCAAAAAGTGCGGAAAACAATTAGGAGAAGATTGTAGTTTTTGTGAAAACTGTGGGACTCAAGTTGAGAAATTAAATACTGAAGAGACTGTTTGGCATCAAAAAAATCACAGCAAGAAAGATATCAAGCAAGTACTTATTGCACTAAGCATCGTAGGTATTCTGACACTTATAACCATAATGGTAGGTAATACACTTGAGCGTAAAGACAAAACGACCAATGCATTAAGTCATAAAGTAGATGAGTCTGCAATGGTTGATACAATAGACGATGCCAAAAACGAAGTAGAACAAGCCGATGCGTATTGGATGAAGTTAGTGGCATCAAAAGATACATATGATCATTTGTATGATACTTATATAGCGAATGATGAGCAGGCGGGTGAACTCAGGTACTTGCTTGAAAAACTTAATAAAACTATAGAGGCGCGGGAACTTGAGGTAGCAGAAGAAACCCTGGCTTCTTTGGAATCTTTAAAAATAAAAATGAAAGATGAAAGTAAGAAGCAAACATCAATCTTAAAGAATAAATTAGAAAATATGAGTACGCCAGGGGTGTATAGAGGAGAACTCGATATAATAAAAGGCTATCAAGTGGCTATCAATAAACTCTTAGTAGAAGAAAACTATGTTAAAGCCATGAGTAAGCTTAGGGAATGGGATGCATTTTTGAATATGATTATGAGGGGTTCGGATTATATTATTAAAGTCAGTCAAGTAGATGTATCTGAATATCCAAAGATCAAGATTTATTTAAGTTTGCAAAGTCAGTCAACGAACCAGACTTTAGATAACCTTGAACTACAATACTTTTATTTATCAGAAAAACCTGAGGGTGATGCGGGCTATATTAAAAAGCAGATTAATAAGGCTGTACAACTTAATGAAGTAGAGGGCGTTAATATTAGTATGGTAGCAGATGTGAGCGGAAGTATGCAGGGTGAGCCTCTTTTTTTTGCTAAAAATATTATAAAAGACTTTATAAGCAGTATTCAATTTAATATAGGAGATAAGGTATCTTTAATTAGCTTTGCGGATCATGTTCATTCGGATATTCCATTTACTTCTGATGATAGGGAAGTGATGCGTGCTGTTAATAGTATGCAAATAGGAGATCGGACGGCACTCTATGATGCGCTTTATGTTGCCATTAATCAGACGGCTATACAAAGTGGTGCAAAATGTATTATTGCTTTTACAGATGGGCAGGATAACGCCAGTCTGTGTACACCGCAAATTGTAGCAGAACTGGCGATGCGCTACAATATACCCCTATTTATTATTGGGGTAGGAGCGGGTATGGATACTGATAACTTGCAGTATATCGCTGACCATACAGGCGGTTTTTATCGCAACATTAATTCGATCAATTCAATGCAGGATATCTACTTGGCAATTTATCGTCAGCAAAAAGAGTTGTATTTATTAGAGTATGAAACGACCACGGCCAAAGATATGATAGTACAAAGAAACATCTATATCAATTACTTAAATCATGATATCGGTGCGAGAAGTGAATATGCTTATATACCAGCTATTCTGATGGAAGGGATAAAGTCATCTGCACAACTTTTTGTGAATGATTTTATTATTTATGATAGTGACAAAAGATATTTAACAGCTGCAGACTTAAAATTATTAACAGAAGAACAGTTACGGCTTGCCAGAAATGAAATTTATGCCCGCAGAGGAAGGATGTTTGTAGATGCTAAGCTGCAGGAATATTTTGATAGAAGGGCATGGTATAAACCTACTACCCAGCCAAATGACTTTAAAGAAAGCTTATTTAATGATTATGAAAGAGCCAATGCATACTTTATCAGGGATTATGAAAATCTGCAGGGCTTTAACTAA
- a CDS encoding NADase-type glycan-binding domain-containing protein, producing the protein MKIRDSRKLIITICLFIALSCLTAIAFTEDHNEKDKTTIKEIVIADTENNTKVSQESSNLMDDVAKGNMAKEEVLKIDNNLSELTFTIEASSIFSEKVNNNTIIYTPLALCDSDFTTVWVEGADGDGVGEWITIDNEQQFDLDTIQLTNGFTKNEDLYYKNNRIARLEIIATNGESKEIYLLDGILGLQEFDVGFKNITGIKIIIKEVFKGTRHNDLCMSEIRFNKYPLSAILSDANQVKIQHMTKVGF; encoded by the coding sequence ATGAAAATACGTGATTCCAGAAAACTAATCATCACAATATGCTTATTTATAGCACTTAGTTGCTTAACTGCTATAGCGTTTACAGAAGATCACAATGAAAAAGATAAAACTACAATTAAAGAAATTGTAATAGCGGATACTGAAAATAATACTAAGGTGAGCCAAGAAAGTTCTAATCTTATGGATGATGTTGCTAAAGGCAATATGGCTAAAGAAGAAGTACTCAAAATAGATAACAACTTAAGTGAATTAACTTTTACGATAGAAGCTTCGTCTATATTTAGTGAAAAAGTTAATAATAATACTATCATCTATACACCGCTTGCTCTTTGTGATAGTGATTTTACTACTGTTTGGGTAGAGGGGGCAGATGGTGATGGCGTTGGGGAATGGATTACAATTGATAATGAACAACAGTTTGATTTAGATACTATACAACTAACAAATGGTTTTACAAAAAATGAAGACTTATATTATAAAAACAATAGAATTGCAAGACTGGAAATCATCGCTACAAATGGTGAAAGTAAAGAGATATATCTTTTGGATGGGATCCTTGGATTACAAGAGTTTGATGTGGGCTTTAAAAATATTACGGGTATAAAAATAATTATTAAGGAAGTTTTTAAAGGAACACGTCATAATGATTTATGTATGAGTGAAATACGCTTTAATAAATATCCTTTAAGTGCGATTCTTAGCGATGCCAATCAAGTCAAAATACAACATATGACAAAAGTGGGTTTTTGA
- a CDS encoding SEC-C metal-binding domain-containing protein has protein sequence MNTVRQHLHKIGRNEKCPCSSDKKY, from the coding sequence ATGAATACAGTAAGGCAACATTTACATAAGATTGGAAGAAATGAGAAGTGTCCGTGTAGCAGTGATAAAAAATATTAA